One Hoplias malabaricus isolate fHopMal1 chromosome 12, fHopMal1.hap1, whole genome shotgun sequence genomic window, GCGTGCCCATGTTAAGACAAGTGCTGGACATGCACTGATACATTTCTGAAAAGGAGGACAGGATCTAAAtatggaaaaaagagagagagagagagagagagagagagagagagagagacctggtcACCATGTTGGTGTTCACGTTCTCCATCTCTGTTGAgttgtacatttttactgtttcaCAGGAAGCAGAGACACAAAAGGTGAAAATGGATCAAATGTAAACCTTTTTTGCCTGTAATGCATATGTCCACTGTAAGCCACTGAAAGCCCTCCATCAGAAAGACACAAATGAGGACATGAGGACACTTGCGCCATGCTTGGTGGACGGCAGCCGCCATGAAGACAAGTCAATTAAGGGCAAAGCTCAAGAATCAAATATAACTTCAGTCCCCGGCATCTGGCTAGAAGTCAAAGTCCAGTACGATGTGGTCTTCAAAAATGGCGATGAGCAGCATGATGGTGAACCCGGTGAGCATGCCCAGGTTCTGCAGAACAAAGTGACCCAAGTGGCAGCGCTTGTGATCTTCACTGTCACCATGGAGCATCTCGGGCAGCTGGCGAGAGATGGCCAATCGTTAACCAAAGGTGAGAAAACTTCactcaaaatataaataaaaatctttaaTATTGATATTTAAGGGCAAGATGGCTTTCTGTTTTATAACCAAGCTTCTGGTTTAGAACTAACGATACAAGATTTATGCTGCATTTCGTATTTAGTATAATGTAGACAAATGTACATTCCTGAACAGTAGACACCACTGCTCTATCTTTGTGACCTCTGACACGCTCTGTACTGCCTCTGATCTTGCTAAGCCAACATGGCAACATTTGCATTCTGCCATGGCAGTATCAATGAGGATAGGTACTGATCATGGATCACAACTGCCACTCCAACTTATCCCAAATATACTGGATGTGGTGCTGTCATGATCACTCTAGAAAATGCATGTGCTGCTTCACCACACTGTGCCATTCTAATGGCTAATGCTTTTATGCTCAGTGTTGCACAACTGaatatctgtgtccacaattACAGAAGCATAAAGTAACAGCAAAAGTCACATAGTACTAAAAGGgatctacaaacttttggacatacagtactgtgagagggagaaaaaaaaagttattttatcTGGGCAGTAAGTATTCATTttgtaagaaaataaataaaatactaatgttaaaataaaacaagtcaTATCACAGCAAGTAGTGATATTCTGCATGTgaaagtacagtggaacctctactaacgaacgcctacactaacgaactttccaagatacgaaccaggcatttgaatattgaCTCTACAAACGAACCCGGGCCTccgccggcggctggaaatggccactgaccccaataggcgagtctcccagcgcccagacttgagtgagcttttaagattagcaaattgtagttttagcaatttagcattagtgtaaatagcagacattgaaatttatgctaagttaagccgtatctatgcTTCGTccccccacattcacccgcctactctccgttattccaccaaCCCCCcgcctcccgtcatacagccagtgcctgtgttactcctccagccagtcgtcacgtcttcaaggtagcgatgtgtaaccacttacaactttttttatttttagtaatgctacatgtattttttttgagagttttgtaaacatatcagtgcaaaaagggtgattTTCGGGGTgagggctggaacgcattaattgcttttccattattttaaatggggaaaattgacacgagaaacaaacttttccacttgcgaaccgggtcacggaacggatcaagttcgtaggtagaggttccactgtatttgtttaacCCTTTTCACAGCTCTACAGTGTGTGGCAGTCCATTATTTTTGGAGGTTATCATCAAATACagaggttaataaatacttcattatgttaaatcaagcgTGGTCTTGATTTAACATATCCTTATAGTCAAGGagaagatgtggtttgttctttACACTAgctcaaaaatgttttaattttactgtatatctttgtatttattgtaattgtataaAATACTACACTTACCTGAGAATAtaagatttttatattttaaataatataaagagCCTGAaagtttgcacagtactgtattgtgttgtgtttatacaCTTTGATGTAGGGTGTAGTCACTAGCTTCTCGATGCTCCTCTCTCTAAGCTGCCATCTTGTAACCCGTCATTTGAAGTCAGTGTTTACTCCTTATCTATTTTAAGAACACTCACCATGTCAACCAAGGCTACGTAGAGGAACATGCCGGCTGTGATAGCAAAGATCCAGCTGGTCACGTTGTGCGTGTATTGGCCCACAGCTGTACCGATCAACATGCCAAAGTAGGCCATGAGGGCAGAGAGGAGGTTATAGACAATGGCTTGCTTCACGGACATACCagccttcagcagcactgcaAAATCACCTAGAGGTAAAAATGAAGGCATGGAGGTCATACATCAAACCAAACAACACAAGAGTAAATTATGAAGGAGAATCCTTCAAACATGTTTCACGTATGTACTCAACGCCACTGCACTAATCTCCAAAACACATTATTGTGAACGATGATCCCAAAACAACAATTGCTTGAACAGGCACTCAGTCTCAGCTCCCTAGAGACAGTGTGGCCCTAACGGAAACGCTCTTGATCCAGAGCCAACAGGAGTTGAGCCAGCGGCCTAGATTCCCTCCGTCTCCTGCCCTCCTTTCCCACTAATTACTGCTTTGAAAACATTAGCATGCGGCCGGCACATCTATCAGTCTCAGGAAAAATGAGGGGGCGACACAGTGCTCTTGAGTGAGCagtgccctttttttttttgcagctttCCATTGCTCGAGGTCCCTCTTCTACTGTGTCACCGGGAGCAATTAAAACAGCCGTCAGAGGCAATTAGCCGTGCCTCAGGGTGGTAAAGACCACTCATCATCACTGTGTCTTGGCCGGGAACGGCCAGCCTGTCACTCGTCCTGCTTATGAAGGGACGCTAGCAAACCTAGACCTATTACTCCCAAAAAGTGAACTCATTGAtctgttcattgtctgtaacctcttgtctagttcagggtcatggtgagtccagaatcactgggcgcaaggtgtgaacacaccctagagggggcctCCCAAAGAGTTGGGCAacacatttaaaaggaaaagaaaaggaaaaaaaaaaaagctgtattGTTTTGTCTCAGACTTGATTCATTAGTACACCGCCTTTTTGGTCAATGTTTGTTTTCCCTTCATTTGAACGTAAAAGTGGGAGGAGTACAGAGAGATGGATGGGAGGCTTCCCTCTGCTGTTCCCAAGCTGATGTCTGGGATGAGGCGATCGATCAATCGATATGGGATGGGAAGAGGCATCACTGGAAATGAAAATCAATTACTCACAAAAGTAGAATAAATACTGCAGCACTGTGCTATTGCTGCCAACCTCTCTCTGGCTGGCCTATGTTTTGCAACGACTGGCACCCCCTTTAAAGCCGGCATAACATTTGTTTTACCCCATTTGTGCTGCATTTGACAAAACACACATGCAGCACATCACCGAGGTTTCCACAACAGGGTAAATGCTTTTCACATCTGCTTCAAACACTGACATTTACAGTCTACCTTCTGCTACATGCTGAGAACACATCAGAAACACCTACCCAGTTCGTGAGGTAACTCGTGGCAGAAAACGGCAACAGATGTGCTGATGCCCCCTGTTATATTAGCACTGAAAGCAGCACCTGCAAAAAGAAGGAGGAGGGTTTCTCTTTagtaaaaactaaattaaacagCTGATACCTGCACGCCCTAATGCTGAAATGTACAAGGGGACATCTACGATTGTCAGGAACTGCAGTTTgtcctggtttgtttacgttcagcagctctgcatcttttaaaggtggaacagtatgttttcTGGGAAAAATGCCTGTAGTTTATGCATGGCTGAATTTTACcttgtctaagtttttattcactgtttgaactacTACAGAATctaatttgtaactcaagttctTTAGTTTTGTATCACTTCACTCTTAtgttcatgcagttagcagccTCCTGTATTAAGAatgggttcctacctaaataatcggaaacagcaaaaataaacaaataataaagcaatatactcTCTTATCATTTCCCTTCCTGATTTTCAACGTTTGAAGGAATAAATGGcaaggaaacatctgaattttataaaaaagtgtttttagattacaattgtagatgttccctttaagtcTGAAATGCAACTAAAACAAGGCGACAACATCACAGGCTTATTCAGGTGTAATACACAAACTGAATAATCAAGACAGGACACAAAACtggctaaaataaaaatatataattctaCTTTTCAGATCAAGCAGATCTTTTATTGTGATGTCTGCAATTTCACTTCACTTTTtccacatttattaattttcacaCGGAATAACTACCCTAAATGTTTCTGCTGTTCATAGTGAAAAGTATCAAGTGAAAACTCCATAATAGCTAGTGTTCTGAATTAGCTATAGCTCTACAGTTGTGGATATCGGACAGATGACAGAAGTATAACCATTTTTATCCAAAACATGGACTACTGTTAATTCTGATAAATCACTGGTTTTGATACATTTCATACAGtcaaagttaagaaaaaacaacaaaaaactaaaacactTATATAAACAGTGATCTTACCGATGGCCAGTCCATCGCTAAAATTGTGCATGCCATCCCCCATGATGACCATCCAGGCTATGCTGGCAATCCCAGCATCTTTCATCTCCTTGTCTGTGTGACAGTGGCCATGATGAGAATGACCATGAGAGTGTCCATGGCCGTGTTTCTTTGTCTTTGCCTTTCTGCCATTTTCTGTAACGGTTACAGCTGTTTCTTGGTGAGAGTCCTGTGTTTCTGAGATGTCCAGTGGATTCTTGTTGGAGAAATCCAATGGCTGTAGCTCGTTCAGTTGACTGTCGTTTTGGGACCCTGATTGGATAGAAGTCGACTTAAGATgcctgggctttttttttttttaacagtattATGAAGTTTTTTATGCACTGCAAATGCCAGGCTTTATTATATtaagttatatattatgaatacTTGGCAATCACAGTTTTCTAAACCAGACCAATAAACAACCTACCTTCATTCAGTGGTTTCAAATGCATCCACTCAGCATCTGATCTCCTGTTCAGCTTGTGGTCTGACAGCTTCCTTCCAATTTTCCCATCTTCacctctttttttcctcctaaAGAAGCTACCCTACAGAGAGCAAGGCAAGGCCAAACATCTTAGAAATAAGAAATACTAGTTCTTTTATCCTTTGTTCACTCATACTTCTTGGCACAAGTTctcaaacatatttttatatgtctTCTTAGCACTTTCATTTGTTGCCTTCAGCTTCTTGGGTCAGTTTGCTTCTAACACTTTGGCATTTTATGCCCTAGGCTGATTTAATCCTACACAGCAGTGACTTTCCTATATTGGACAGTCTCTCACCCCTTGATCTTTGTAATGTTTGAACATGCTGATGCAGTGTTCAATGATGAAAAGGAGGTAGATTCCTGCCAGTGCGGTCAGGCCCTTCCACACGCCATCAAACTCTGTGAGCAGGTCTGTCTCTTCTGCCTCTCCGTTTTGTTCTCCATGACTGTGGTCATGGCCTCCTTGAGACTAGAAAATAGGAAGAAAACAGAGATGTAGGTCCTTGGCTGGTACAGGAAAATGGTAGCTTACACATGGATCATGTCCTCCTTCACATCAAAAATAACTAGATATTAGTATCCAGTAGCAGCTGCTACTCAAATATGATTCCCAACTGTGAGACAAAAGGCCAATCTGAGCAGTGCCTTGATTGTATCCTCAAGAAATGTTCTGTAACTACAACCACTACAGGGTATTTCAAAAGTAAGGACAAAACCCATATAACACGGCTTATAAACCATGTAACAGCTAAACCCAAAATCCATATAATAGCTTGTCTAAAACTGGATAACTTCAAAACTGTCATTTTACAAGTTTTTATTACTTTTGACACCCTGTATAATGTCGCTTTTACAacgcatgggtccggctctaatCGATTCGACTACATGGCTCGGCATGCTTAAatcttgtcgcttttccactggcaggacTCCCCGCGAAATGGACCTGGTGACGCTGCAAAACCCGTCTTTCTAACAGAAATAACTGGCTTTTCAAAAAAACACAACCACGGCAGCGGAAAAGTTGGGTACTGTTTACTCCTCATGTATtcgcgtgttgtttttgttttttgggctgAGCACGTCTCTgttcagttttacttgttgcacattCAGCAAATTTGCGTCAGCTACCAAcccaaggagcatttaaacctcttcaaaacaccttgaggtaaagttgCGAGCTGTtgttgtgagtccgataaaaatgaatgtgaaagctgctgtattttaagagattttacaagcagcggttttgtgctggatttgaatgagcatTTCGTGGttattgacatggctctggccaatcagtgctctgcagggtttacacgtcaccaaTTAGTACCTACCCGGCACGATTGGAACTCCGgaggagctgggactgaaagCTTACTACAGGGATCAGGTActaggtaccagatttggccagtggaaaggCAAAATACCCGTGCCGACTCGAatagagtcgtgtaggttctatgcagtggaaaagcaccataatacTGGTCTGCttatgaaagaaacattacaatTTGCAACATGCAGGATATAACAGCAATATATTGTGCCCATACCAAACAGTCATGGTTGTAAAGCACacactgctgtttttaaattttgaattGCCATTCAATCATGTATAAAAATGCTATGTCACTTTATTTAAGGGATTTAGCATCTGTGGATTTTGGCATCAGCTCTGGGTCCTGGAACCTATATATTTATGCAGATGACTACCTATCATGGTTATCATCTGTACTTGAACCCTGAAAAACTACATATTATTGAGATGCTCTggtattttataaaatacattttcaaaaaacaatCTCAGTTCAGACTCACGTGGCGTTCTGTTCATGGTACTCACATGAGGCAGCAGGTGAAGGAGGGCATCCCCACTGAGAGTCCCCACAGCCAGCGCCACCAAAAAGGTAAGGAGATACTTGAAGCAGGATTGATTGAGGATGGGTACCAGCACCACTCCCAGGAGAGAAAGCAAGCTGATGACTGTGATGGACACAAAGCCCCACACCCAGATCCACACTGGAACAAAAGAGAACAAACTACTGAAATTCTGTCAAAAGGCAAAATTTCAGTTTAAAATCATGCCCTGCCGGCCATCAGCCTGGACATTGACTTTGAAGGGCTTGTTTAGAGAGCTACAATTATTATCAAAACATATCATGAACTAACACGTGGAGTTAGACATTGACCAAATTAAAATTAAGCAAAACGTTCACTGGCAATCTCTCAACCAGCAGAATGGGAACTGCCCAGcaagtttttccttctcctgtagaTTTTCATTAGGCTGCATTTTATAgaatacattttactttttaaaattcaaCATTTAAATTGGTCTTCGTATCTAAAAAAAAGGCTACTTTTTCACTTCTAAATAACTGCTTATTCCTGCATGATCTTACCAGTTCACATGATGTCGTAAAATGTGACCCAGACCCATGACATCAGGTCACTGAGGTTAGCACTGAGGCCAGGTTTAACAGGGCTTTCCAAGTTCTTAACTTGAACCACAATACTTCAGCTGTGTGTGAAAAGATGCGTACAACCTAAAGTAAAAATCATACACCTTTTCACGTCCCTTAAGAAGTATGGGCAACATATAAAATTAAACAGATACGggtaacattatatatatatattgtttatttttttttttttttccatttttaattttactgtatTCATTACCAGCATAGAACTGTAGATAACAGCATAGATCTGGTAGATGCAGTTCTAACGTCTATATTTTCTAAATCTTAATCATCCCAGCAAGAATCAACAAGATAATAAATGCATTCAACCATTTGTAATCCCAGGATTTTATTTAGGATCTACATGGAACACAGTGCATCTAACAAGTGCAATAACCACTAGCATTGGCAATTTTTGGGCCAGAATTATGGGACACTACAAATATAAAACTGAAAACCATTTAAAGATAAAATACCACTGGGAAAGTTCAACCAACTTTTTAGAAAAACACATTGTATCCCTCAAGGACAAAGCAATCATAGTCAGACACTGTGCGCTAATTACATAGGTCTAATAAATAGCACCCTCAGGCCTGTGCCCAATGAGCTTTTCAAACTAAGTATCTCTCATTTTTCACCATCCCCCGATGCCGCAAGATTCTGGATTCATGTGTCTAATGACTAATGAATTGGAGGCCTTGTTAACATGGATTATTGTTATGTGCTCAACCCTTTTTCTGATAAATTCTGGTTCCAGGCCAAACAGATACTCATCCTGCTAATGATCTCAACTGACTGCTGTCAAAAGCCCCTTTGAGTTTAGCTTTACCTCCCAGTAACTGTCATTTCAATCCAACTACAAGCTAATCATTGTGTATTGATGATATTTTAGAACAGGCGCATTTTGCACTACTGACATTCACAGAAGCAGATTCAAGCACATGATCTTCATCCTTAcgtgagagacagagtgttCAGTCATTCAGAAATCTCGCTTATATCTAACCAAATTTAAGATTTAGTTTTCCAGCACTGTCAATGTTCTACACTTCACTTTTATATGAATAAGATGCAACCTCAAAACACATATGATAAAAAACAAACCCAGCTGTGGCTTGTtcacctgctggccacatttgtggatcagtccgcatttgtatttggatcgggtgaaatatgaaaggaaagtctcaaactACAAAAACccacgagaggaaatgaacaaatacacgtCAAGGTAAAcatgtgagtgacttgatccacaaacacagattctacaatttacaaatacattttaaatttgagacaGTGACTTTACAAACATATGCAATGTAAacttaaacaaatgtatttattttcacataaaattatgatatatCTATATGATATGATATATCTTTTAgtctaatctctctccatatacttctgcttttaaaatgtttattctgAAGTTCTGATGCAATTTCCGCTGAAAGTCTCATCATGTATCAGACTATATCTTTAACTATAGATCTTGCATTTCCACATACTCATGTTGAGTCAGTGTACAACTCATGTTACTGTATTGCTGCATGTATTTTTGAAACATTCACATATCCCTCCATTCTGCTATCATACTGAACGGCAAATTTCAGATATGATTtgccttaaaatatattaaatatgtatttgtgaTGTAATAATACATGGTTAAATATTAACTACATTGATTTTTCCAATATAAccatgtatttttgtttgttggacTGTATAAGCTCATTAAATCAACTACaaaaactcatactgaataaaAGGAAATGCTCCGGCGCAGACTGACATGGGCCCCAAGCTCCCAATGCCAAGTTTTGACTAGAGGGCTTTAAGAGCAGTGAAATCTGCTTTCTCTGGAAGAAAAGAACACCTGGGATTACTTCTGGGACTATACGGAGTGTCATTAGTGATCAAAAACTAAATCTTCCCTGACCTAAGtgaacaagaaaaagaaaataaagacaaCTGTTAAAATGTTGTTAAACATGTTATACCTGATTTCTCTGGTTCATTCTGAACATCAACCTGATGGTAATGGCGGATACAGACACGACTGTCTATCTGGTACAGCAGGGCGGGACAAAGGTACGTGAATTCAGCCGGAGAGATGACAGAGTCGGGGCTCAGACCATAGTGGCGCAACAGCTGGGTCAAGTTCAGACACTGAGTGTAAAGTGGAACAGAGGCATAATATTAGAGCATGCTCAGTTTCAAATACTACATGGGCAATGACCATAAAGAAGCATACTGACCAGGAACAGGCAAAGTCAGCACATCCTTTAAAGTACGGATAAACACAACCATATACATGAAATATAGATAAGCCATTAAGTATTTATGAATATTAGCCATTTCCACAGAATTATTGTAGATATATTTCGATTTTAAAATTGTACAgtttaactcattcattcattgtctgtaaccactaatcTAGTactgggtcacagtgggtcaggagccaacctggaatcattgggcacagggcaggaacacaccctttaCACTTCAGTGAAATGCAATTTAGATTTTTCAGTCTAACATTGTAGAGGTGGTGTTGGGATGAATTTCTCTTCCCTCACAAAACTTGTTTCTCCTGACTCTTTTGCCTCAAGCACCTCAAATAGACTTTAATACAAGTACAACAAAGAGTACTACAaactaaatgttaaaaaaagaaataataaaaaaaatgctgaatttGACATTACACCATTTTGTAAAATGGCTGCCTCTACATGGTGAATATGTATCTCATATAttcttttaatattaaattgagAATCCAGCAATTGGAAATTggcagg contains:
- the slc39a10 gene encoding zinc transporter ZIP10 codes for the protein MMRVHAHTKFCFLCVLTVLFHQCTHCHDGGHHHHHDHDHEHDHDHVHSDLQISKASYISQTDHSAPNSQSEAAKNEQQYYIQQLFHRYGQKDRLDFRGFQSLLLSLGLGEVRVVGLEHDDLGHDHVAHLDLLEVQEGLHSHSPNHAHSHPHSKTHSHQEHHHHAHGEANGDQPTAHGPCSPSFTAGARPTIDSGPYGRKSHDLDKVSVHDHDHDYDHDHHEHEHAHETEQHNTQTQSIDRDQTYDNHEHSHGQLHDHEQVDDIPKQIESTSHHEHDHDQTQENNDLGQDHNPGTTLESAHTHSHEVSKTQPHHHHDHHHHKHPHPHNHHHHTADTTDHLNPMQPTQTPPQLPGSLHSSSPTQPPTAKPKSARRPGKGRGQRNRNQTPNTFTPTVSAEVEDGRTEHDHDHKHDDHMHSHSHKRKREVPEEMTSPNMSSLIGHVEDGPHQHEECLNLTQLLRHYGLSPDSVISPAEFTYLCPALLYQIDSRVCIRHYHQVDVQNEPEKSVWIWVWGFVSITVISLLSLLGVVLVPILNQSCFKYLLTFLVALAVGTLSGDALLHLLPHSQGGHDHSHGEQNGEAEETDLLTEFDGVWKGLTALAGIYLLFIIEHCISMFKHYKDQGGSFFRRKKRGEDGKIGRKLSDHKLNRRSDAEWMHLKPLNEGSQNDSQLNELQPLDFSNKNPLDISETQDSHQETAVTVTENGRKAKTKKHGHGHSHGHSHHGHCHTDKEMKDAGIASIAWMVIMGDGMHNFSDGLAIGAAFSANITGGISTSVAVFCHELPHELGDFAVLLKAGMSVKQAIVYNLLSALMAYFGMLIGTAVGQYTHNVTSWIFAITAGMFLYVALVDMLPEMLHGDSEDHKRCHLGHFVLQNLGMLTGFTIMLLIAIFEDHIVLDFDF